Proteins encoded together in one Macadamia integrifolia cultivar HAES 741 chromosome 8, SCU_Mint_v3, whole genome shotgun sequence window:
- the LOC122086743 gene encoding eukaryotic translation initiation factor 2 subunit alpha homolog, whose protein sequence is MATNTPNLECRMYEAKYPEVDMAVMIQVKNIADMGAYVSLLEYNNIEGMILFSELSRRRIRSVSSLIKVGRIEPVMVLRVDKEKGYIDLSKRRVSEEDIQACEERYNKSKLVHSIMRHVAETLQLDLEVEQGISVLNNAIKACTEAIESQKGKLVVKEAARAVSEREDKLLAEHMAKLSSQNEEVSGDEDSEEEEDTGMGEIDVVNTAAGLAE, encoded by the exons ATGGCGACGAATACACCAAATTTAGAGTGTCGTATGTACGAAGCTAAATATCCTGAAGTGGACATGGCAGTGATGATTCAAGTGAAGAACATCGCTGATATGGGTGCCTATGTATCGCTTCTGGAGTACAACAATATCGAGGGTATGATCCTTTTCTCTGAGCTTTCTCGTCGTCGGATTCGGAGTGTGAGCAGTTTGATTAAGGTGGGACGAATAGAGCCTGTGATGGTTCTTAGGGTGGATAAGGAGAAAGGTTATATTGATCTTAGTAAGAGAAGGGTTTCGGAGGAAGATATCCAGGCTTGCGAGGAGAGGTATAACAAGAGTAAGCTCGTCCATTCCATCATGCGCCATGTTGCTGAGACCCTGCAACTTGATTTAGAGGTA GAGCAAGGGATATCTGTTCTTAACAATGCAATCAAGGCCTGCACTGAAGCGATAGAGAGTCAGAAGGGAAAGCTTGTAGTCAAGGAGGCAGCAAGAGCT GTGAGTGAGCGGGAAGATAAACTACTTGCTGAGCACATGGCGAAACTTTCTTCTCAGAATGAGGAGGTTAGTGGTGACGAAGACAGTGAAGAGGAGGAAGACACGGGAATGGGAGAAATTGACGTGGTAAATACAGCTGCCGGACTAGCAGAATGA
- the LOC122087446 gene encoding gamma-interferon-responsive lysosomal thiol protein-like — MASYGFPSLLLLSCIFVFASATLSSPSSPKVSLALYYETLCPYCSRFVFNHLSKVFENGLITIIDLQLVPYGNAITKGNVTIICQHGPDECMLNTVEACAIDAWPDLTEHFKFISCIEQLVIENKSKEWESCFMKLNFHPNPIIECYNSGHGKELELKYASMTGSLNPPIQYVPWVTVNDQPLHLDYENFISYVCNAYKGTTVPEACEHLTQQINSVEKANPSYEVCFAD, encoded by the exons ATGGCTTCTTATGGATTcccctctctccttcttctcagCTGCATTTTTGTGTTCGCTTCTGCCacactttcttctccttcctccccGAAAGTCTCACTTGCTCTGTACTACGAGACCCTCTGCCCTTACTGTTCCAGATTCGTCTTTAATCATCTGTCGAAGGTCTTCGAGAATGGACTCATTACAATCATCGATCTCCAGCTTGTTCCTTACGGAAACGCCATTACAAAAGGCAATGTCACCATAATCTGCCAG CATGGTCCAGATGAGTGCATGCTGAATACTGTGGAAGCCTGTGCCATTGACGCTTGGCCAGATCTG ACTGagcatttcaaattcatttccTGTATTGAACAACTGGTCATAGAGAACAAGTCCAAAGAGTGGGAATCCTGTTTTATGAAATTGAATTTCCATCCAAACCCCATCATTGAATGTTATAATAGTGGACATGGGAAGGAG CTTGAACTTAAATATGCAAGTATGACTGGTTCTCTTAATCCTCCTATTCAATATGTGCCTTGGGTAACTGTCAATGATCAGCCACTCCATCTG GACTATGAAAACTTCATAAGCTATGTGTGCAATGCTTACAAAGGCACTACTGTGCCTGAGGCTTGCGAGCACTTAACCCAACAGATCAACTCAGTGGAGAAAGCAAACCCATCCTATGAAGTTTGCTTTGCAGATTAG